The Ensifer adhaerens genome contains a region encoding:
- a CDS encoding rhodanese-related sulfurtransferase → MTDIFTTPRSEPHGETHGKFLVAALYHFARFPRFSDFREPLQAVCDENGVKGTLLLAHEGINGTIAGTDAGIAAVLSFLRAQPEFGALEHKESRASSMPFLRMKVRLKKEIVTMGVEDIDPNKIVGTYVDPKDWNALISDPETIVIDTRNDYETAIGIFKGAVDPNTKTFREFPDWVHNNTGLHNKPKIAMYCTGGIRCEKATAFMKEQGFDEVYHLKGGILKYLEEVPQEESLWEGACFVFDDRVSVTHGLEEGEHTLCHACRQPLTKADLASPHHEDGVSCIHCHEVRTDEDRERYRQRQRQIELAKKRGERHLGS, encoded by the coding sequence ATGACCGACATTTTCACGACCCCGCGCTCTGAGCCCCATGGTGAGACGCATGGCAAGTTTCTGGTGGCCGCGCTCTATCATTTCGCACGCTTCCCGCGTTTCTCCGATTTTCGCGAACCGCTGCAGGCCGTCTGCGACGAAAACGGCGTCAAGGGAACGCTGCTTCTGGCGCATGAAGGCATCAACGGCACGATCGCCGGCACGGATGCCGGCATCGCCGCGGTGCTCTCGTTCCTGCGCGCGCAGCCCGAATTCGGCGCACTGGAGCACAAGGAAAGCCGTGCATCGTCCATGCCGTTCCTGCGCATGAAGGTGCGGTTGAAGAAGGAAATCGTCACCATGGGCGTCGAGGATATCGACCCCAACAAGATCGTCGGCACCTATGTCGATCCGAAGGATTGGAATGCACTGATCTCCGATCCCGAGACGATCGTCATCGATACGCGCAACGACTACGAAACCGCCATCGGCATCTTCAAGGGTGCGGTCGATCCGAACACCAAAACTTTCCGCGAATTTCCCGATTGGGTGCACAACAACACCGGCCTGCACAACAAGCCGAAGATCGCCATGTACTGCACCGGTGGCATCCGCTGCGAGAAGGCGACCGCCTTCATGAAGGAGCAGGGCTTTGATGAGGTGTACCACCTCAAGGGCGGCATCCTGAAATATCTCGAGGAAGTGCCCCAGGAAGAAAGCCTCTGGGAAGGCGCCTGCTTCGTCTTCGACGATCGCGTCTCCGTCACCCATGGCCTCGAGGAAGGCGAGCACACGCTCTGCCACGCCTGCCGCCAGCCGCTGACCAAGGCGGACCTGGCTTCACCGCACCACGAGGACGGCGTCTCCTGCATCCATTGCCACGAGGTCCGCACCGACGAGGACCGCGAACGCTACCGCCAGCGCCAGCGGCAGATCGAACTTGCCAAGAAGCGCGGCGAGCGCCACCTCGGTAGCTGA
- a CDS encoding GFA family protein gives MSVLKGGCLCGAIRYELNREPLFSGFCHCRDCQRTTGTGHCCYMIFERADVTMSGTGRGYETRAENGNPSIRYFCETCGSQVYGSGPPDDPRVSIYAGTLDDPSVFRPTDAIFTRSRHEWDRSALALEECEALPG, from the coding sequence ATGAGCGTCTTGAAAGGCGGATGTCTCTGCGGTGCAATCCGGTATGAGCTGAACCGTGAGCCGCTCTTTTCCGGTTTCTGCCATTGCCGCGATTGCCAGCGCACGACAGGCACCGGTCATTGCTGTTACATGATCTTCGAGCGGGCCGATGTGACGATGTCGGGAACCGGCCGCGGTTACGAGACGCGCGCTGAAAACGGCAATCCTTCGATCCGCTATTTTTGCGAAACCTGCGGCAGCCAGGTTTATGGCTCCGGCCCGCCGGACGATCCGCGTGTGTCGATCTATGCCGGCACGCTCGACGACCCGTCGGTATTTCGACCGACAGACGCCATTTTCACCCGCAGCCGCCATGAATGGGACCGCAGTGCGTTGGCACTTGAGGAATGCGAGGCGTTGCCGGGCTGA
- a CDS encoding MetQ/NlpA family ABC transporter substrate-binding protein — protein MKKLIIAAAIAALSAGTALAETIKVGVTPGEHAQIMEKVKEIAAPKGLDIEILEFSDYVVPNQALADGDLNANSFQHQPYLDNQIADRGFDIVSVGTTITTPMGVYSQKVKSLDELKDGATIAIPNDPTNGGRALLVLASKGLIKVKEEVGLKVTPADITENPKNITFAELDAAQLPRSLQDVDAAVINTNYAMEAGLHPKKDAIAIEGEKSPYANVIAVRKADKDAPWVKTLVESYHDEKVKAFINDTFKGALIPSW, from the coding sequence ATGAAGAAGCTTATCATCGCGGCAGCGATTGCCGCTCTTTCCGCCGGCACGGCACTCGCCGAAACCATCAAGGTCGGCGTCACGCCGGGCGAACACGCCCAGATCATGGAGAAGGTGAAGGAAATCGCAGCTCCCAAGGGCCTCGATATCGAGATCCTCGAATTCTCCGACTATGTCGTCCCGAACCAGGCTCTGGCTGACGGCGACCTCAACGCCAACTCGTTCCAGCACCAGCCCTATCTCGACAACCAGATCGCCGATCGTGGTTTCGACATCGTCAGCGTCGGCACCACCATCACCACCCCGATGGGCGTCTATTCGCAGAAGGTGAAGAGCCTCGACGAGCTCAAGGACGGCGCCACGATCGCCATCCCGAACGACCCGACCAATGGCGGCCGCGCGCTGCTGGTTCTGGCGTCGAAGGGCCTGATCAAGGTCAAGGAAGAGGTCGGCCTCAAGGTCACGCCGGCCGACATCACCGAGAACCCGAAGAACATCACGTTTGCCGAGCTCGACGCTGCCCAGCTGCCGCGCTCGCTGCAGGACGTCGATGCCGCCGTCATCAACACCAACTACGCGATGGAGGCCGGCCTGCACCCGAAGAAGGACGCGATCGCGATCGAAGGCGAGAAGTCGCCCTACGCCAACGTGATTGCCGTGCGCAAGGCCGACAAGGATGCTCCGTGGGTGAAGACCCTGGTCGAATCCTACCACGACGAAAAGGTGAAGGCCTTCATCAACGACACCTTCAAGGGCGCGCTGATCCCGAGCTGGTAA
- a CDS encoding methionine ABC transporter permease, whose protein sequence is MSPDILLRIGGATVDTIYMVAIAGLIGSLIGGPIGIFLATSGKGELFPAPTLNRIIGLIVNATRSTPFIILVVAIIPFTRLLTGTSIGTKAAIVPLTIATIPFVARLVEAAIREIDKGLIEAARAMGATPMQIVFKVLLAEARPALTLALTMTAVSLIGYSAMVGAVGGGGLGDLGIRYGYQRFMPDVMLVVVIVLIVLVQLVQSAGDGLARRFDKKNRKT, encoded by the coding sequence ATGTCGCCTGATATTCTCCTGCGCATCGGCGGGGCCACGGTCGACACGATTTACATGGTCGCCATCGCCGGCCTGATCGGCTCGCTGATCGGCGGGCCAATCGGCATCTTCCTCGCCACCAGCGGCAAAGGTGAACTCTTCCCGGCGCCGACGCTCAACCGCATCATCGGGCTGATCGTCAACGCCACGCGCTCGACGCCGTTCATCATCCTCGTCGTCGCCATCATTCCGTTTACCCGACTGCTCACCGGCACCTCCATCGGTACGAAGGCTGCGATTGTGCCCTTGACGATTGCCACCATTCCCTTTGTCGCACGCCTGGTGGAAGCGGCGATCCGCGAGATCGACAAGGGCCTGATCGAGGCGGCGCGCGCCATGGGCGCGACCCCGATGCAGATCGTCTTCAAGGTGCTGCTCGCCGAAGCGCGGCCCGCGCTGACCCTGGCGCTCACCATGACCGCCGTCAGCCTCATCGGCTATTCGGCGATGGTCGGTGCCGTCGGCGGCGGCGGGCTCGGCGACCTCGGCATCCGCTACGGCTACCAGCGCTTCATGCCCGACGTGATGCTCGTCGTCGTCATCGTGCTGATCGTGCTGGTGCAGCTCGTCCAGAGCGCCGGCGACGGGCTGGCGCGGCGTTTCGACAAGAAAAACCGCAAGACCTGA
- a CDS encoding methionine ABC transporter ATP-binding protein encodes MSVSAQNAAPSADAAVVFDGVSKHFPASGTSGAFTALDKVSLTVDRGSITGIIGRSGAGKSTLIRLVNGLEKPTGGKVLVDGVDVGGLDEAALRSLRRSVGMIFQHFNLLSSRTVFGNVALPLEISGMDKRAIEQRVRPLLDLVGLADKHGRYPAELSGGQKQRIGIARALATEPKLLLSDEATSALDPETTQSILELLKRINADLGLTVLLITHEMEVVKAVTSDVAVIDHGRIVERGHTFDVFTHPKHETTRALLSGLPGSKLPDAVARALKPAPAAGDRAVVRLTFFGAAAEKPLISQLIKSVGAEVNIIAGTIDEIGGAPYGSLVVAYGADAETSGRAERFFVENGLVTEVLGYVA; translated from the coding sequence ATGAGCGTTTCCGCCCAAAACGCCGCGCCATCGGCTGACGCGGCCGTCGTCTTCGACGGCGTTTCCAAGCATTTCCCCGCGTCCGGCACCAGCGGCGCCTTCACTGCGCTCGACAAGGTCTCGCTGACCGTCGACCGTGGTTCGATCACCGGCATCATCGGCCGCTCCGGCGCTGGCAAGTCGACGCTGATCCGACTGGTCAACGGGCTCGAAAAGCCGACGGGCGGCAAGGTGCTGGTTGACGGCGTCGATGTCGGCGGGCTCGACGAGGCGGCGCTGCGCAGCCTTCGCCGCTCCGTCGGCATGATCTTCCAGCACTTCAACCTGCTGTCCTCGCGCACCGTGTTCGGAAACGTCGCGCTGCCGCTCGAAATATCCGGCATGGACAAGCGCGCGATCGAACAGCGCGTTCGGCCGCTGCTCGATCTCGTCGGTCTCGCCGATAAGCACGGGCGCTATCCGGCCGAACTTTCAGGCGGCCAGAAACAGCGCATCGGCATCGCCCGGGCGCTTGCGACCGAGCCGAAGCTCCTGCTCTCCGACGAGGCGACCTCGGCGCTCGATCCGGAAACGACCCAGTCGATCCTGGAGCTTTTGAAGCGCATCAATGCCGATCTCGGCCTGACGGTGCTGCTCATCACTCACGAGATGGAAGTGGTGAAGGCGGTGACCTCAGACGTCGCCGTCATCGATCATGGCCGCATCGTCGAGCGTGGCCACACCTTCGACGTCTTCACCCATCCGAAGCACGAGACGACGCGGGCGCTGCTCTCGGGGCTGCCGGGTTCGAAGCTTCCAGACGCGGTCGCCCGCGCCCTGAAGCCTGCACCCGCGGCCGGCGATCGCGCCGTCGTGCGGCTCACCTTCTTCGGGGCTGCGGCCGAGAAGCCGCTGATCTCGCAGCTGATCAAGTCTGTCGGCGCCGAGGTCAACATCATCGCCGGCACGATCGACGAGATCGGCGGCGCGCCCTATGGCTCGCTGGTCGTCGCCTATGGCGCGGATGCCGAGACGTCCGGCCGCGCCGAACGCTTCTTTGTCGAAAACGGTCTGGTCACGGAGGTGCTCGGTTATGTCGCCTGA
- a CDS encoding NAD-dependent epimerase/dehydratase family protein, giving the protein MRIVLTGSSGRIGRAIYNALAAADHDVIGIDRAPFGTTAVVGDLVDGELLERAMEGTDAVIHTAALHAPHVDAVADQEFERVNVMGTHLVIAAAQAAGVGRIVFTSTTALYGHAVTEGGCAWITEETPPKPHTIYHHTKLAAEALLENAADRALHVRVLRMSRCFPEVADRIASYRLHRGIDARDVAAAHVAALDNGGPAFQRYIISGETPFLPTDCRRLAEDAAGLLRERAPKLSQAFADRDWPLPATIDRVYDPSAAIEKLDWKPRYGFKEVLAQLDRQSLEVLPVRR; this is encoded by the coding sequence ATGCGCATCGTCTTGACCGGAAGTTCCGGCCGCATCGGCAGAGCGATCTACAACGCGCTCGCCGCCGCCGACCATGACGTCATCGGCATCGATCGCGCGCCCTTCGGCACGACGGCCGTCGTCGGCGATCTCGTCGATGGCGAACTGCTGGAGCGCGCGATGGAAGGGACGGACGCCGTCATCCATACGGCGGCCCTGCACGCGCCACATGTAGACGCCGTCGCCGACCAGGAGTTCGAGCGCGTCAATGTGATGGGCACCCATCTGGTGATTGCCGCAGCCCAGGCCGCCGGCGTCGGCCGCATCGTCTTTACCAGCACGACGGCACTTTATGGTCACGCGGTCACGGAAGGCGGCTGCGCCTGGATCACCGAGGAGACGCCGCCGAAGCCGCACACCATCTACCACCACACCAAGCTTGCGGCCGAAGCTCTGCTCGAAAACGCGGCGGATCGTGCTTTGCATGTGCGGGTGCTGCGCATGTCGCGCTGTTTCCCGGAGGTCGCCGATCGTATCGCAAGCTACCGCCTGCACCGCGGCATCGATGCGCGCGACGTGGCTGCCGCGCATGTGGCAGCACTCGACAATGGCGGCCCGGCTTTTCAGCGCTACATCATCTCGGGCGAAACGCCGTTCCTTCCAACGGATTGCCGCCGGCTGGCGGAGGATGCCGCAGGGCTCCTGCGTGAGCGTGCGCCAAAACTGTCGCAGGCCTTTGCCGATCGCGACTGGCCGCTGCCCGCGACCATCGACCGGGTGTATGACCCGAGTGCTGCGATCGAAAAGCTCGACTGGAAGCCGCGCTACGGTTTCAAGGAAGTGCTGGCCCAGCTCGACCGGCAGAGCCTGGAAGTCCTGCCGGTCCGGCGGTGA
- a CDS encoding GH1 family beta-glucosidase — MTDPKILAERFPGDFVFGVATASFQIEGATKADGRKPSIWDAFSNMPGRVFGRHNGDVACDHYNRLDEDLDLIKSLGVDAYRFSVAWPRIIPEGTGPINEKGLDFYDRLVDGLKARNIKAFATLYHWDLPLALMGDGGWTARTTAYAFQRYAKTVIARLGDRLDAVATFNEPWCSVWLSHLYGIHAPGERNMDAALHALHFTNLAHGLGVDAIRSERPNLPTGIVINAHSVYPGSDSAADRKAADRAFDFHNGVFFGPIFKGEYPESFMSALGHRMPAIEDGDMETISRPLDWWGLNYYTPMRVSADPAKGAEYPATINAKPVSQTKTDIGWEVYAPALGSLVKTLNATYQLPDCYITENGACYNMGVENGIVDDQPRLDYIADHLSVTADLIAEGYPMRGYFAWSLMDNFEWAEGYKMRFGIVHVDYDTQVRTIKKSGEWYQALAEQFPKGNHI; from the coding sequence ATGACCGATCCCAAGATCCTGGCAGAGCGCTTCCCGGGCGATTTCGTATTCGGGGTGGCGACCGCCTCCTTCCAGATCGAAGGCGCGACCAAAGCTGACGGGCGCAAGCCGTCGATCTGGGATGCCTTTTCGAACATGCCGGGCCGTGTCTTCGGGCGTCACAACGGCGATGTCGCCTGCGATCACTACAATAGGCTCGACGAGGATCTGGACCTGATCAAAAGCCTCGGCGTCGATGCCTATCGGTTTTCCGTTGCCTGGCCGCGGATCATTCCTGAAGGCACCGGCCCGATCAACGAAAAGGGTCTCGATTTCTACGACCGCCTCGTCGACGGCCTGAAGGCGCGTAACATAAAGGCCTTCGCCACGCTTTACCATTGGGACCTGCCGCTGGCGCTGATGGGCGATGGCGGCTGGACGGCGCGCACGACGGCCTATGCCTTCCAGCGCTACGCCAAGACCGTGATCGCTCGCCTCGGCGACCGGCTCGATGCGGTCGCGACCTTCAACGAGCCCTGGTGCTCGGTGTGGCTCAGCCACCTCTATGGCATCCATGCGCCGGGCGAGCGCAACATGGACGCAGCCCTGCATGCGCTGCACTTTACCAATCTGGCGCACGGGCTCGGCGTCGACGCCATCCGCTCCGAGCGGCCGAACTTGCCTACGGGCATCGTCATCAATGCGCATTCGGTCTACCCGGGCAGCGACAGCGCGGCCGACAGGAAAGCCGCCGATCGCGCCTTCGACTTCCACAATGGCGTCTTCTTCGGCCCGATCTTCAAGGGGGAGTACCCCGAAAGCTTCATGAGTGCGCTCGGCCATCGCATGCCCGCGATCGAAGACGGCGACATGGAGACGATCTCCCGGCCGCTCGACTGGTGGGGGCTCAACTACTACACGCCGATGCGGGTCAGTGCCGATCCGGCCAAGGGCGCAGAATATCCGGCAACCATCAATGCCAAGCCGGTGAGCCAGACAAAGACGGATATCGGTTGGGAGGTTTACGCTCCGGCGCTAGGCAGCCTGGTCAAGACGCTGAACGCGACCTACCAGCTGCCCGACTGCTACATCACCGAGAACGGCGCCTGCTACAACATGGGCGTCGAGAACGGCATTGTCGACGACCAGCCGCGGCTCGACTATATCGCCGACCACTTGTCGGTGACGGCGGATCTGATCGCCGAGGGTTATCCGATGCGCGGCTATTTCGCCTGGAGCCTGATGGACAATTTCGAATGGGCCGAAGGTTACAAGATGCGTTTCGGCATCGTCCATGTCGACTACGACACCCAGGTCCGCACCATCAAGAAGAGCGGTGAGTGGTACCAGGCTCTGGCCGAACAGTTCCCGAAGGGCAACCACATCTGA
- a CDS encoding Gfo/Idh/MocA family protein: MAIEGTSEKRERRIRLGMVGGGSGAFIGAVHRIAARIDDHYELVAGALSSTPEKAESSGRELGLDPSRVYSDFKQMAIREAKLKDGIEAVAIVTPNHVHYAAAKEFLKRGIHVICDKPLTSTLGDAKKLKKAADESDALFVLTHNYTGYPMVRQAREMVANGEIGAVRLVQMEYPQDWLTENIEQSGQKQAAWRTDPARSGAGGSTGDIGTHAYNLGAFVSGLELEELAADLDSFVDGRQLDDNAHVMMRFKAKDGERAKGLLWCSQVAPGHENGLMVRVYGTKGGLEWTQKDPNYLWYTPFGEPKRLLTRAGAGAGAAANRVSRIPSGHPEGYLEGFANIYTEAARAIFAKRKGEKIDPAVTYPTIDDGMKGMVFVDACVQSSKRNGAWVKV; this comes from the coding sequence ATGGCAATCGAAGGAACGAGCGAGAAGCGCGAGCGTCGCATCCGGCTCGGCATGGTGGGCGGCGGCTCCGGCGCATTCATCGGCGCGGTGCATCGCATCGCAGCCCGTATCGACGATCACTATGAGCTGGTGGCCGGCGCGCTGTCGTCGACGCCGGAAAAGGCGGAAAGCTCAGGCCGAGAGCTCGGGCTCGATCCGTCGCGTGTCTATTCCGACTTCAAGCAGATGGCGATCCGCGAAGCGAAGCTGAAGGATGGCATCGAGGCGGTGGCGATCGTCACGCCAAACCATGTGCACTACGCTGCGGCCAAGGAATTCCTGAAGCGCGGCATCCACGTGATCTGCGACAAGCCGCTGACTTCGACGCTTGGCGACGCGAAGAAGCTGAAGAAAGCGGCGGACGAGAGCGATGCGCTGTTCGTGCTGACGCACAATTACACCGGCTATCCGATGGTACGGCAGGCGCGCGAGATGGTCGCCAATGGCGAGATCGGTGCGGTGCGGCTGGTGCAGATGGAGTACCCGCAAGACTGGCTCACCGAAAACATCGAGCAGTCGGGCCAGAAGCAGGCGGCCTGGCGCACCGATCCGGCGCGCTCGGGTGCCGGCGGCTCGACGGGTGATATCGGCACGCACGCCTATAATCTCGGCGCCTTCGTCTCCGGCCTCGAACTCGAAGAACTCGCTGCCGATCTCGACAGCTTCGTTGACGGCCGCCAGCTCGACGACAATGCCCATGTGATGATGCGCTTCAAGGCGAAGGACGGCGAGCGCGCCAAGGGGCTGCTCTGGTGCAGCCAGGTGGCGCCCGGCCACGAGAACGGCCTTATGGTGCGCGTCTACGGCACCAAGGGCGGGCTTGAATGGACGCAGAAGGACCCGAACTATCTCTGGTACACGCCGTTCGGTGAGCCGAAGCGCCTGCTCACTCGCGCCGGCGCCGGGGCGGGTGCGGCCGCAAACCGCGTCAGCCGTATTCCGTCGGGCCATCCGGAAGGTTACCTGGAAGGCTTCGCCAACATCTACACGGAGGCGGCGCGCGCCATCTTTGCCAAGCGCAAGGGCGAGAAGATCGATCCGGCCGTCACTTACCCGACCATCGACGATGGCATGAAGGGCATGGTCTTCGTCGACGCCTGCGTACAGTCATCCAAACGAAATGGGGCGTGGGTAAAGGTATAA
- a CDS encoding sugar phosphate isomerase/epimerase family protein encodes MKTIKGPGLFLAQFAGDAAPFNSWDAITKWAADCGYKGVQVPSWDARLIDLKKAATSKAYCDEFAGTARDNGVEVTELSTHLQGQLVAVHPAYDEAFEGFAAPEVRGNPKARQAWAVEQVKLALTASKNLGLNAMASFSGALAWPFVYPWPQRPAGLVETAFDELAKRWKPILDHAEDCGVDVCYEIHPGEDLHDGITYEMFLERTGNHARACMLYDPSHYVLQCLDYLDNIDIYKDRIRMFHVKDAEFNPTGRQGVYGGYQGWVNRAGRFRSPGDGQVDFGAVFSKMAANDFAGWAVVEWECALKHPEDGAREGADFVKHHIIRVTEKAFDDFAGAGTDEAANRRMLGI; translated from the coding sequence ATGAAGACCATCAAGGGGCCAGGGCTCTTTCTTGCGCAATTCGCCGGCGATGCCGCGCCGTTCAATTCCTGGGATGCGATCACCAAATGGGCGGCCGATTGCGGCTACAAGGGCGTGCAGGTGCCGAGCTGGGACGCGCGGCTGATCGATCTGAAAAAGGCGGCGACCTCGAAAGCCTATTGCGACGAGTTCGCCGGCACGGCGCGCGACAATGGCGTCGAGGTAACCGAGCTTTCGACCCATCTGCAGGGTCAGCTCGTCGCCGTGCATCCGGCCTATGATGAAGCCTTCGAGGGGTTTGCAGCACCCGAGGTGCGCGGCAATCCCAAAGCACGCCAGGCCTGGGCGGTGGAACAGGTGAAGCTGGCGCTGACGGCCTCGAAGAACCTCGGCCTCAACGCCATGGCAAGCTTCTCCGGCGCGCTCGCCTGGCCTTTCGTCTATCCCTGGCCGCAGCGGCCGGCCGGTCTCGTCGAGACCGCCTTCGATGAACTGGCGAAGCGCTGGAAGCCGATCCTCGACCATGCCGAGGATTGTGGCGTCGACGTCTGCTACGAGATCCATCCGGGCGAGGATCTGCACGACGGCATCACCTACGAGATGTTCCTGGAGCGCACCGGCAACCATGCCCGCGCCTGCATGCTCTACGACCCTTCGCACTACGTGCTGCAGTGCCTCGACTATCTCGACAATATCGACATCTACAAGGACCGCATCCGCATGTTCCACGTCAAGGACGCGGAGTTCAACCCGACCGGGCGCCAGGGCGTCTACGGCGGCTACCAGGGTTGGGTCAACCGCGCCGGCCGCTTCCGCTCGCCCGGCGACGGCCAGGTGGATTTCGGTGCGGTGTTCTCGAAGATGGCCGCCAACGATTTCGCCGGCTGGGCGGTGGTCGAGTGGGAATGCGCGCTGAAACATCCAGAGGATGGGGCACGCGAGGGTGCCGATTTCGTCAAGCATCACATCATCCGCGTGACCGAGAAGGCGTTCGACGACTTTGCCGGGGCTGGCACGGACGAGGCGGCCAACCGGCGCATGCTGGGGATCTGA
- the xylA gene encoding xylose isomerase, giving the protein MSTGFFGDIAKIKYEGPDSANPLAFRHYNKDEVVLGKRMEDHLRFAVAYWHTFVWPGGDPFGGQTFERPWFKDDMAAAKLKADVAFEFFDLLGVPFYCFHDADVRPEGKSFVENTKNLNEIVDYFEKKQAETGVNLLWGTANLFSNRRYMSGAATNPDPDVFAFAAATVKTCLDATKRLGGQNYVLWGGREGYETLLNTDMKRELDQLGRFVNLVVEYKHKIGFKGAILIEPKPQEPTKHQYDYDVATVYGFLKNYGLENEVKVNIEQGHAILAGHSFEHELALANALGIFGSIDMNRNDYQSGWDTDQFPNNVPEMALAYYQVLAGGGFATGGTNFDAKLRRQSIDPEDLLIGHIGGMDCCARGLKAAAKMIEDKALSAPLEGRYAGWQVPEAKKMLDGGFSLEEIEAWVLKSDLNPQPKSGKQELLENVVNRYV; this is encoded by the coding sequence GTGAGCACTGGCTTTTTCGGCGATATCGCCAAGATCAAATATGAAGGACCGGATAGCGCCAACCCGCTCGCCTTCCGCCATTACAACAAGGACGAGGTCGTGCTCGGCAAGCGCATGGAAGATCACCTGCGCTTCGCGGTTGCCTACTGGCACACCTTCGTCTGGCCGGGCGGCGACCCCTTCGGCGGACAGACCTTCGAACGTCCCTGGTTCAAGGACGACATGGCTGCGGCCAAGCTGAAGGCCGACGTCGCCTTCGAATTCTTCGACCTGCTCGGCGTCCCGTTCTATTGCTTCCACGATGCCGACGTGCGCCCGGAAGGCAAAAGCTTCGTCGAGAACACGAAGAACCTCAACGAGATTGTCGACTACTTCGAAAAGAAGCAGGCCGAGACCGGTGTCAACCTGCTGTGGGGCACGGCGAACCTCTTCTCCAACCGGCGCTACATGTCGGGTGCGGCGACCAATCCGGATCCGGACGTCTTCGCGTTCGCAGCCGCGACGGTGAAAACCTGCCTTGACGCCACCAAGCGCCTCGGCGGCCAGAACTACGTACTCTGGGGCGGTCGTGAAGGCTACGAGACGCTGCTCAATACCGACATGAAGCGCGAGCTCGACCAGCTCGGCCGTTTCGTCAACCTCGTCGTCGAGTACAAGCACAAGATCGGCTTCAAGGGCGCGATCCTGATCGAGCCGAAGCCGCAGGAACCGACCAAGCACCAGTACGACTACGACGTCGCGACGGTCTACGGCTTCCTCAAGAACTACGGCCTGGAAAACGAGGTGAAGGTCAACATCGAGCAGGGCCATGCGATCCTCGCCGGCCACTCCTTCGAGCACGAGCTGGCGCTTGCCAACGCGCTCGGCATCTTCGGCTCGATCGACATGAACCGCAACGACTACCAGTCCGGCTGGGATACCGACCAGTTCCCGAACAACGTGCCGGAAATGGCGCTCGCCTATTACCAGGTTCTTGCCGGCGGCGGCTTTGCGACCGGCGGCACGAACTTCGACGCCAAGCTGCGTCGCCAGTCGATCGATCCGGAGGACCTGCTGATCGGCCATATCGGCGGCATGGATTGCTGCGCGCGTGGCCTGAAGGCAGCGGCAAAAATGATCGAGGACAAGGCGCTCTCCGCACCGCTCGAAGGCCGCTATGCCGGCTGGCAGGTGCCGGAAGCCAAGAAGATGCTCGACGGCGGCTTCTCGCTGGAAGAGATCGAGGCCTGGGTGCTGAAGTCGGACCTCAACCCGCAGCCGAAGTCCGGCAAGCAGGAGCTGCTCGAAAACGTCGTCAACCGCTACGTCTGA
- a CDS encoding nuclear transport factor 2 family protein, whose translation MHDFNAIARAYIAAWNTTDAASRAGQIEKAFTADVAYRDPIMQGDGHAGMDALIAGVHGQFPGFRFTLKGAADGYADTIRFSWALGPDGVPSVIEGTDVCQIENGRLKTVTGFLDKVPVR comes from the coding sequence ATGCACGACTTCAACGCCATCGCCAGAGCCTACATCGCCGCCTGGAACACGACCGACGCCGCAAGCCGCGCCGGCCAGATCGAGAAGGCCTTCACCGCCGACGTCGCCTATCGCGACCCGATCATGCAGGGCGACGGCCATGCCGGCATGGATGCGCTCATTGCCGGCGTGCACGGACAGTTCCCCGGCTTCCGCTTCACGCTGAAGGGTGCCGCCGACGGTTACGCCGACACGATCCGCTTTTCCTGGGCACTCGGTCCGGACGGCGTTCCCTCTGTCATCGAAGGCACCGATGTCTGCCAGATCGAAAATGGTCGGCTGAAGACGGTCACCGGTTTCCTCGACAAGGTTCCGGTCCGCTGA